The following are from one region of the Silene latifolia isolate original U9 population chromosome 9, ASM4854445v1, whole genome shotgun sequence genome:
- the LOC141600975 gene encoding uncharacterized protein At4g15970-like: MKLDVKYNELNKVLKFAATKDRTVILTTLNEAWAAPNSVLDLFLESFRIGNNTTWLLNHLLVIALDDKAYARCQIASLVSHCYFLQTNRSSELAGPANFMTPNYLDLLWKRLAFLQNVLELGYNFIFTDADVMWFRDPFPYFTIDSDLQTSCDQFNGKESDLKNHPNNGFIFVRSNNRSIEFYKIWVSSRKLYPGLHEQDVFNKIKDGVIPKVGLKVRFISTEVFGGFCSPSRDFSKVCTMHANCCVGLDRKIQDLNTTLEDWKHYFYTNHTISHSSHWRVPKQCHM; the protein is encoded by the exons ATGAAGCTCGACGTCAAATACAACGAGTTGAATAAGGTTTTGAAGTTTGCCGCGACCAAGGACAGGACCGTAATATTGACAACTTTGAATGAGGCATGGGCAGCTCCAAACTCCGTATTAGATCTCTTCCTCGAGAGTTTTAGAATCGGAAATAATACAACATGGCTTCTCAATCATCTGTTGGTCATTGCACTCGACGACAAGGCGTACGCCCGATGCCAAATTGCCTCGTTAGTATCACATTGCTACTTCCTCCAGACTAATCGGTCATCTGAATTGGCTGGTCCAGCCAACTTCATGACACCCAATTATTTGGACTTGCTATGGAAGAGACTTGCCTTCTTGCAAAATGTTTTGGAATTGGGTTACAATTTCATATTTACG GACGCTGATGTAATGTGGTTTCGAGATCCATTTCCATACTTTACAATTGATTCGGACCTCCAAACATCGTGCGACCAATTCAACGGAAAAGAATCGGATTTAAAAAATCATCCTAATAATGGTTTCATTTTCGTGAGGTCAAATAACCGGAGTATCGAGTTTTACAAAATATGGGTATCATCAAGGAAATTATATCCTGGTTTACATGAACAAGATGTATTCAACAAGATCAAAGATGGAGTTATTCCAAAAGTTGGATTAAAAGTGAGATTCATAAGTACAGAGgtttttggtggattttgttcaCCAAGTAGAGATTTTAGCAAGGTTTGTACTATGCATGCTAATTGTTGTGTGGGTTTGGATAGAAAAATACAAGACTTAAATACTACACTTGAGGATTGGAAGCATTACTTTTATACAAATCATACAATCTCACATTCTTCTCATTGGAGGGTTCCAAAACAATGTCATATGTAA